ATGTACCAGGGCGGCAGCGACGACTTCATCGGCCCGAAAGACGACGTGCTGTGCGCGTCCGAAGCATTCGGCATCGACTTCGAGGCGGAAGTCGCCGTGATCACCAGCGATGTGCCGATGGGCGCCACGCCCGACCAGGCGCTCCGCAGCGTGCGTCTGATCACGCTCGTCAACGACGTGTCGCTGCGCAATCTGATTCCCGCCGAGCTCGCGAAGGGCTTCGGCTTTTTCCAGAGCAAGCCGGCCACGTCGTTCGCGCCGGTCGCAGTGACGCCCGACGAACTCGGCGAACACTGGCGCGAAGGCCGCGTGCATCGGCCGATGATCGTCCACTGGAACAACAAGAAAGTCGGTCAGCCGGACGCCGGCACCGACATGGTGTTCCACTTCGGCCAGTTGATCGCGCATGCGGCGAAGACGCGCAATCTGCGCGCGGGCGCGATCGTCGGCTCGGGCACGGTGTCGAACAAGGACGCCAAGCGTGGCTATTGCTGTATCGCCGAGAAGCGCTGCCTCGAAACCATCGAACACGGCGCGCCGCAGACCGAGTTCATGAAGTACGGCGATACGGTGAAGATCGAGATGTTCGACGAAGCGGGCAAGTCGATTTTCGGTTCGATCGACCAGGGCATTGCGCCGCTGGATTGACGCACTGCTTTTGTGCGGAACGCGGCGTCCGAACCGCGTCCGCAGCGCGCCGCGCTGGATTCGAAAGGGTTTCGCCCGATGCCGCGGCGAATGCGCGCGGCTACACTGACTGGCGCGACGGCATGGCCGGGGTGGCCGACTGCGGGTTCATCGCAGGACCGTCGCGAAGCCGCGTGTGAACAACGCGTGAGCAGGGCATGAGCCGGGACATCGGCAGCACATCAAAACGAAAAACCGACGTGAGGAGACAGCATGCCGCGAATCGAATCCCTTGAACCCGAAACCCGGCGCGCTCGCGCGTCCAGCCACTCGCGCCTGACGCCCTCGCGCGATCGCCTCGCGCGTCGTGCCGTTGCGCTATGCGCGGCGCTGGCCGGTGTATTGCCCGGCATCGCGTTGGCGCAGGTGAAAATCGGCCTGGTGTTGTCGCTCACCGGACCGGCCGCTTCGCTCGGCATTCCCGCGCGCGACACGGTTGCGCTGCTGCCCAAACAGATCGGCGGTCAGAGCGTCGAATACATCGTGCTCGACGACGCATCCGATACCACGCAGGCCGTGCAGGACACCAAGAAGCTGATCTCCGAAAATCACGTCGATGCGATCATCGGTTCGTCGATCACGCCGAATTCGCTCGCGATGATCGATGTGGTCGCCGAAGGTCAAACGCCGATGATCTCGCTGGCGTCATCGGCGAAAATCATCGAGCCCGTGGATGCGAAACGCCACTGGGTCTTCAAGACGCCGCAAACGGACGCGATGATGGCGTCGGCGATTGCCGAACATGCCAGCCTGCACGGCGTCAAAACCATCGCGTTCATCGGCCAGGCCGACGCGCTCGGCGAGACTTTCTATACCGAGGTCGCGAAATTCGCGCAACTGCATCACATCGAGATGGTGGCGAGCGAACGCTTCAATCGTACCGATCCGAGCGTGACCGGCCAGGTCCTCAAGATTCTCGCGACGCATCCCGACGCGGTGGTGGTCGGCGCGGCCGGCACGCCCGCCGCCTTGCCGCCGAAGACGCTCAGGGAGCGCGGCTACAAAGGGATGATCTATCACAATCACGGAGTCGGGAATAACGACTTCCTGCGCGTGTGCGGCGCCGATTGCAATGGCACTTTCCTGCCCGCCAGTCCGGTGCTGGTCGCCGCGCAATTGCCGGCGGATCATCCGGCCAAGCGGCTCGCGCTCGACTACATCGCGCGCTTCGAAGCAGTGCGCGGAGCGGGCAGCGTCTCGGCGTTCGGCTCGTATACTTGGGACGCGGGCATGTTGCTCAACAACGCCGTGCCGATCGCGCTGAAAAGCGGCGCGCCGGGCACGCCGGAATTTCGCCGCGCGCTGCGCGATGCGCTCGAAGCGACACGCGGTTTCGCGGATACCAACGGCGTCGTCAACATGAGCGCCACGGATCACCTCGGGCTCGATCAGCGGGCGCGTGTGATGGTCGAAATCAAGAATGCGAAGTGGGTTTATCAGCCGCGTTGAATGAACACGGCACGGTTCAACCGACACACCGATACACGGATTGCTCATCATGTCTCAGGCACCACACCGTAACGACGCGTTCTACGCGCACTATCAGTCGCTTCAGTTGCATCGCCATCCGCATGGTGTGCTCGAAGTCGTGATGAGCGGCGAGGGCGCCAACAAGAGCGCGCTTGCCACTGCCAACGCGCGCATGCACTTCGAACTCGCCGAGATCTGGCGCGACATCGACCGCGATCCTGACACGCGCGTCGCGATCATTCGCGGCGAAGGCAAGGGCTTTTCGGCGGGCGGCGATTTGCAACTCGTCGAAGACATGGCGACCGATTTCGACGTGCGGGCGCGGGTGTGGCGAGAGGCACGCGATCTCGTCTACAACGTGATCAATTGCAGCAAGCCGGTCGTCTCGGCCATGCACGGACCGGCGGTGGGCGCGGGGCTCGTCGCGGGGCTGCTCGCCGACATCTCGATCGCGACGAAGACGGCGCGGATCATCGACGGCCATACGCGTCTGGGCGTGGCCGCGGGCGATCACGCGGCGATCGTCTGGCCGCTCCTGTGCGGCATGGCGAAGGCCAAGTACTACCTGATGCTGTGCGAGCCGGTGAGCGGTGAAGAGGCGGAGCGCATTGGTCTCGTCTCG
The nucleotide sequence above comes from Paraburkholderia aromaticivorans. Encoded proteins:
- a CDS encoding ABC transporter substrate-binding protein; translation: MPRIESLEPETRRARASSHSRLTPSRDRLARRAVALCAALAGVLPGIALAQVKIGLVLSLTGPAASLGIPARDTVALLPKQIGGQSVEYIVLDDASDTTQAVQDTKKLISENHVDAIIGSSITPNSLAMIDVVAEGQTPMISLASSAKIIEPVDAKRHWVFKTPQTDAMMASAIAEHASLHGVKTIAFIGQADALGETFYTEVAKFAQLHHIEMVASERFNRTDPSVTGQVLKILATHPDAVVVGAAGTPAALPPKTLRERGYKGMIYHNHGVGNNDFLRVCGADCNGTFLPASPVLVAAQLPADHPAKRLALDYIARFEAVRGAGSVSAFGSYTWDAGMLLNNAVPIALKSGAPGTPEFRRALRDALEATRGFADTNGVVNMSATDHLGLDQRARVMVEIKNAKWVYQPR
- a CDS encoding enoyl-CoA hydratase/isomerase family protein, with translation MSQAPHRNDAFYAHYQSLQLHRHPHGVLEVVMSGEGANKSALATANARMHFELAEIWRDIDRDPDTRVAIIRGEGKGFSAGGDLQLVEDMATDFDVRARVWREARDLVYNVINCSKPVVSAMHGPAVGAGLVAGLLADISIATKTARIIDGHTRLGVAAGDHAAIVWPLLCGMAKAKYYLMLCEPVSGEEAERIGLVSLAVDENDLLPKAFEVAQKLANGSQTAIRWTKYALNNWLRSAGPAFDTSLALEFMGFAGPDVREGVNSLRERRAPDFGGADPWRGQPSNGGATGGERS
- a CDS encoding fumarylacetoacetate hydrolase family protein, with the translated sequence MKLATLKDGTRDGQLIVVSRDLHTAAVADAIAPTLQRVLDDWAFYAPQLQDLYDALNQGRARNTFPFDAKDCMAPLPRAFQWADGSSYVNHVELVRRARGADMPPEFWTDPLMYQGGSDDFIGPKDDVLCASEAFGIDFEAEVAVITSDVPMGATPDQALRSVRLITLVNDVSLRNLIPAELAKGFGFFQSKPATSFAPVAVTPDELGEHWREGRVHRPMIVHWNNKKVGQPDAGTDMVFHFGQLIAHAAKTRNLRAGAIVGSGTVSNKDAKRGYCCIAEKRCLETIEHGAPQTEFMKYGDTVKIEMFDEAGKSIFGSIDQGIAPLD